One genomic segment of Dysosmobacter sp. Marseille-Q4140 includes these proteins:
- the spoVAC gene encoding stage V sporulation protein AC, translated as MDMTPQEYKAYVKQKAKKSPILRDTVLAFCIGGAICVLGQLIQNGWAAAGLDKEAAGTATSCSLVFLSALLTGLNLYNKLARFGGAGTLVPITGFANAVVSPAIDFKSEGLITGMAAKMFLVAGPVIVFGTAASVVYGVILMLLGRG; from the coding sequence ATGGATATGACTCCCCAGGAATACAAGGCCTACGTCAAGCAGAAAGCCAAAAAGTCCCCCATCCTCCGGGACACGGTCCTGGCCTTCTGCATCGGCGGCGCCATCTGCGTGCTGGGCCAGCTGATCCAGAACGGCTGGGCCGCCGCCGGGCTGGACAAGGAGGCGGCGGGCACCGCCACCTCCTGTTCCCTGGTGTTCCTCTCCGCCCTGCTGACGGGGCTGAACCTCTACAACAAGCTGGCCCGGTTCGGCGGCGCCGGCACCCTGGTGCCCATCACGGGCTTTGCCAACGCCGTGGTATCCCCGGCCATCGACTTCAAGAGCGAGGGACTCATCACCGGCATGGCAGCCAAGATGTTCCTGGTGGCGGGGCCGGTGATCGTGTTCGGCACCGCCGCCAGCGTGGTGTACGGCGTGATCCTGATGCTGCTGGGCCGGGGCTGA
- a CDS encoding HlyC/CorC family transporter: MDSSSISMIVAIALLVMMSAYFSATETAFSCMNKIRMKNRADAGERKAVLALALAEDFDRLISTILIGNNIVNITATTIGTVLFTKLFREYGPTVSTVVLTLVVLIFGEISPKSIAKENAESFAMFSAPLLRVLLVILRPLNFLFTQWKRLLNLVFRPSGDTGITEEELITMVSEAENEGGLDQHESQLIRSAIEFGDLEAGDILTPRVDIVAVEDSATMDEIAATFAESGYSRLPVYHKDVDDIVGVIHEKDFHAARYRGQSDISGCVAPVHYTTGNAELGDLLRVLQKKKTHMAIVVDEYGGTEGLVTLEDILEELVGEIWDEHDEVIESFRKQEDGTYLIAAGADLTDLYDLFSLSGDCDASTVSGWVIQELGRLPQVGDHFRAQGLDVTVTRVDHRRVLEIRVRVLPEEELQEELAHSGEEH, encoded by the coding sequence ATGGACAGTTCCAGTATCAGCATGATCGTGGCCATCGCCCTGCTGGTGATGATGTCGGCCTATTTCTCCGCCACGGAGACGGCCTTTTCCTGCATGAACAAGATCCGAATGAAGAACCGGGCGGACGCCGGGGAGCGCAAGGCCGTTCTGGCCCTGGCCCTGGCGGAGGATTTTGACCGCCTGATCTCCACCATCCTTATTGGCAACAACATCGTCAATATCACCGCCACCACCATCGGCACGGTGCTCTTCACCAAGCTGTTCCGGGAGTATGGCCCCACGGTCTCCACGGTGGTATTGACATTGGTGGTGCTGATCTTCGGCGAAATCTCCCCCAAGAGCATCGCCAAGGAAAACGCCGAGTCCTTCGCCATGTTCTCTGCGCCGCTGCTGCGGGTGCTGCTGGTGATTTTGCGGCCGCTGAACTTCCTGTTCACCCAGTGGAAGCGGCTTTTGAACCTGGTGTTCCGCCCCTCCGGGGATACAGGCATCACCGAAGAGGAGCTCATCACCATGGTCTCCGAGGCGGAGAACGAGGGCGGCCTGGACCAGCACGAGAGCCAGCTGATCCGCTCCGCCATCGAGTTCGGCGACCTGGAGGCCGGGGACATCCTGACCCCCCGGGTGGACATCGTGGCGGTGGAGGACTCCGCCACCATGGACGAGATCGCCGCCACCTTCGCCGAGAGCGGCTACTCCCGCCTGCCGGTGTATCATAAGGACGTGGACGACATCGTGGGCGTCATCCATGAAAAGGACTTCCACGCCGCCCGTTACCGGGGCCAGAGCGATATCTCCGGCTGTGTCGCCCCGGTCCACTATACGACGGGCAACGCTGAGCTGGGTGACCTCTTGCGGGTCCTTCAGAAGAAAAAGACCCACATGGCCATCGTGGTGGATGAGTACGGCGGCACCGAGGGCCTGGTGACCCTGGAGGACATCCTGGAGGAGCTGGTGGGCGAGATCTGGGATGAGCACGACGAGGTCATTGAGTCCTTCCGCAAGCAGGAGGACGGGACCTATCTCATCGCCGCCGGCGCCGACCTGACGGATCTGTACGATCTGTTCTCCCTGTCCGGTGACTGCGACGCCAGCACCGTCTCCGGCTGGGTGATCCAGGAGCTGGGCCGCCTGCCCCAGGTGGGGGACCACTTCCGCGCCCAGGGTCTGGACGTGACCGTCACCCGGGTGGACCACCGCCGGGTGCTGGAGATCCGGGTCCGGGTCCTGCCGGAGGAGGAACTCCAGGAGGAGCTGGCCCACAGCGGCGAGGAACACTGA
- the hemW gene encoding radical SAM family heme chaperone HemW, which translates to MRQAAPEKKPLGLYIHIPFCKRKCAYCDFYSLAGAEGRMDDYADALCAHLTEQAAYLTGYRVDTVYFGGGTPSYLGAKRLEKILRTVFKRFGVAKDAEITLEANPDSAGDRRELKRLRKAGFNRLSLGMQSADGAELEEIGRIHTPEQTAAAVEAARKAGFDNLSLDLIYGLPHQTGERWMENLTAAADLSPEHLSCYGLKVEEGTPLYLRRDTADLPGDETQAEMYLRTVEVLSRRGYAQYEISNFARPGRESRHNLKYWTLGEYAGFGPGAHSDLGGVRYAYARDLEGYIRGVRAGAPMLSEREAIPPMDRDTEWVMLGLRTVRGLDPREFENRFRRRFSCFAPLLDQCARAGYAVETEGRWHLTPEGFLVSNQIIGRMLELLAEDKRRRAEAAARGDFRVQLD; encoded by the coding sequence ATGAGACAAGCCGCGCCGGAGAAAAAGCCCCTGGGGCTGTATATCCACATCCCCTTCTGCAAGCGCAAGTGCGCCTACTGCGACTTCTACTCCCTGGCGGGGGCGGAGGGCCGGATGGACGACTATGCCGACGCTCTGTGCGCCCACCTGACGGAGCAGGCCGCCTACCTCACCGGCTACCGGGTGGACACGGTGTACTTCGGCGGCGGGACGCCCAGCTATCTGGGCGCCAAGCGGCTGGAAAAGATCCTCAGGACCGTGTTCAAGCGGTTCGGGGTGGCGAAGGACGCGGAGATCACTCTGGAGGCCAATCCGGACTCCGCCGGGGACCGGCGGGAGCTGAAGCGGCTGCGGAAGGCCGGGTTCAACCGGCTGTCCCTGGGGATGCAGTCCGCCGACGGGGCGGAGCTGGAGGAGATCGGCCGGATCCACACTCCGGAGCAGACCGCCGCTGCCGTGGAGGCGGCGAGAAAGGCGGGCTTTGACAATTTGTCCCTGGACCTCATTTACGGCCTGCCCCACCAAACCGGGGAGCGGTGGATGGAAAACCTCACCGCCGCCGCGGATCTCTCGCCGGAGCACCTTTCCTGCTACGGCCTCAAGGTGGAGGAGGGCACGCCCCTCTATCTGCGCCGGGACACGGCGGACCTGCCCGGGGACGAGACCCAGGCGGAGATGTACCTGCGGACCGTGGAGGTCCTGTCCCGGCGGGGATACGCCCAGTACGAGATCTCCAACTTCGCAAGGCCCGGACGGGAGTCCCGCCACAACCTGAAATACTGGACCCTGGGGGAGTACGCGGGCTTCGGGCCCGGGGCCCACTCGGACCTGGGCGGCGTCCGCTACGCCTACGCCCGGGATCTGGAGGGATACATCCGGGGCGTCCGGGCCGGGGCGCCCATGCTGTCGGAGCGGGAGGCCATCCCGCCCATGGACCGGGACACGGAGTGGGTGATGCTGGGGCTGCGCACCGTCCGGGGGCTGGACCCGAGGGAGTTTGAAAACCGCTTCCGCCGCCGCTTCTCCTGCTTTGCGCCGCTGCTGGACCAGTGCGCCCGGGCGGGCTACGCCGTGGAAACCGAGGGGCGCTGGCACCTGACGCCGGAGGGCTTCCTGGTGTCCAACCAGATCATCGGCCGGATGCTGGAGCTTCTCGCGGAGGACAAGCGCCGCCGGGCGGAGGCCGCCGCCAGGGGAGACTTCCGGGTGCAGCTGGACTGA
- a CDS encoding GIY-YIG nuclease family protein, giving the protein MHGELVVDEILPAVYTGEGFPGYDQVRLSWWKLKRIVEQRPADWINALENQKAVYLITDTSNGKLYVGSATSQNRMLLARWKSYVETLHGGNKKLRRIVEEKGEDHIKNYFQYSILENYNAKVSDDFVLKREAWWKEILQSRAYGYNDN; this is encoded by the coding sequence ATTCATGGGGAACTCGTTGTGGACGAGATCCTGCCTGCCGTTTATACAGGGGAAGGATTTCCCGGTTATGACCAGGTGAGACTCTCCTGGTGGAAATTGAAGCGGATCGTGGAGCAGAGACCGGCAGACTGGATCAATGCCCTTGAAAATCAGAAAGCGGTTTACTTGATCACCGATACAAGCAATGGGAAATTATATGTTGGCTCAGCAACGAGCCAGAACAGAATGCTTTTGGCACGGTGGAAGAGCTATGTTGAAACACTGCACGGCGGCAATAAAAAACTCAGACGGATAGTGGAGGAAAAGGGAGAAGACCACATCAAAAACTATTTTCAGTATAGCATCTTAGAAAATTACAACGCAAAGGTCAGCGATGACTTTGTGCTGAAACGAGAGGCATGGTGGAAAGAAATCCTTCAAAGTCGGGCCTATGGATATAACGACAACTGA
- a CDS encoding S-layer homology domain-containing protein — protein MKRFLRKTLSLFLAVTLLCSLGISAAASEALGEDLTAKDTLLNQQTQLSTNVFWSSAYSDLRTENLVTYMPNAAVTPMITFGGTLTSRSTVSSAAKGLEAQGCRVVAGINGDFYNTSTGLPIGIVVSQGKLISSDAGYYAIGFRADGTAILGKPGVKISADLGYTLDDGTGFATQVIRSVTGVNKARVSTGGIYLYTYEFNDRHTTGNTEAGVDVLCTIVDGALSIGSTATLRVDQVIEATAATAIGPDQVVLSANNLSDVYYTNALRNVPVGSTVTLTLTGNSGWEEVQYAVGALYSLVENGSVVSGLPSGVNPRTAVGVKGDGTVVFYTIDGRKSGHSIGASMTQVGQRMVELGCVTALCLDGGGSTTLAVTAPDETTASTVNVPSDGGERSVTNHLFLVAPSQPSGQLSHFYVSADNDYVLAGSKVTISAAAIDTNYIPMSGSYALSASAGTVEGDVLTTPASGGDVTVTASSGGKSGSTVVHAITTPDSITVRDSKSNAVTALNVAPGSATTLTASAVYRHLALKADPEAFTWTVTGNIGTVDAKGVFTATAPGTGTITVSAGGKSATVNVTVSTLTLQTVEDFEGTTTIFRGSGSNMDFSLNHSADTVKLGRGSAKVDYTLADDGTGTYVARWQAGNATEISNQVYTALSMWVYGDGSGNTLSLLYSSGAQGDLAQDIAVLDFTGWKQVMVSTAGEDFAIQGLQVRGAAAGTGTVYLDQIVATFDNVLDNAVPQITLTPGGETLTAAISDAVDGVLPQSSISVTWDGAAQNFTYSADSGVLTTSVVSDGKPHRITVTARDASGNIGRASYDVPTAADWTPVFTDTQGYWAAAYVDYLYNANITTGYADGTFRPDQNITRAQFAAMLYRYLGLEESAYADVTLPFADLASIPDYALAAVKALYTEGIINGSTGSDGRLYFNPGSNLTRAQAATMIGRTQAKGYATVELTFTDAGSIPAYATYYIQTMVAQGVISGYADGSFKPQANITRGQMAKILYNLM, from the coding sequence ATGAAACGATTTCTGCGCAAGACCCTTTCCCTGTTTTTGGCGGTCACCTTGCTCTGCTCCCTTGGGATCAGCGCCGCCGCATCCGAGGCTCTGGGCGAGGACCTGACCGCCAAGGACACCCTGCTCAACCAGCAGACCCAGCTGTCCACCAACGTGTTCTGGAGCTCCGCCTATTCCGATCTGCGGACGGAGAACCTGGTGACCTACATGCCCAACGCTGCGGTAACGCCCATGATCACCTTCGGCGGAACCCTGACCTCCCGGTCCACCGTCTCCTCCGCCGCCAAGGGGCTGGAGGCCCAGGGCTGCCGGGTGGTGGCCGGTATCAACGGCGACTTCTACAACACCTCCACCGGCCTGCCCATCGGCATTGTGGTCTCCCAGGGCAAGCTGATCAGCAGCGACGCCGGGTATTACGCCATCGGCTTCCGCGCGGACGGCACCGCCATCCTGGGCAAGCCCGGCGTAAAGATCAGCGCGGACCTGGGCTATACTTTGGACGACGGTACCGGCTTCGCTACCCAAGTGATCCGCAGCGTCACCGGCGTCAACAAGGCCCGGGTCTCCACCGGCGGCATCTACCTCTATACCTATGAGTTCAACGACCGCCATACCACCGGAAATACCGAGGCCGGTGTGGACGTGCTGTGCACCATCGTGGACGGCGCCCTCTCCATCGGCTCCACCGCCACGCTGCGGGTGGATCAGGTGATCGAGGCGACTGCTGCCACCGCCATCGGTCCCGACCAGGTGGTCCTCTCTGCCAACAACCTCTCCGACGTCTATTATACCAACGCCCTGCGCAACGTTCCCGTTGGCAGTACGGTCACCCTGACCCTTACCGGCAACAGCGGCTGGGAGGAGGTACAGTACGCAGTGGGCGCGCTGTACTCCCTGGTGGAGAACGGCTCCGTGGTCTCCGGCCTGCCCAGCGGCGTGAATCCCCGGACCGCCGTGGGCGTCAAGGGAGACGGTACCGTGGTGTTCTACACCATTGACGGGCGCAAGTCCGGCCACTCCATCGGCGCCTCCATGACTCAGGTGGGCCAGCGGATGGTCGAACTGGGCTGTGTCACGGCGCTGTGCCTGGATGGCGGCGGCTCCACCACCCTGGCCGTCACCGCGCCGGATGAGACCACCGCCTCCACGGTCAACGTTCCCTCCGACGGCGGCGAGCGCTCCGTCACCAACCACCTGTTCCTGGTGGCTCCCAGCCAGCCCTCCGGCCAGCTGAGCCATTTCTATGTCAGCGCCGACAACGACTATGTCCTGGCGGGCAGCAAGGTCACCATCTCTGCCGCCGCCATTGATACCAACTACATCCCCATGTCCGGCAGCTACGCCCTCAGTGCCTCCGCCGGCACGGTGGAGGGCGATGTTCTCACCACGCCCGCCTCCGGCGGCGATGTCACCGTCACCGCCTCCAGCGGCGGCAAAAGCGGCTCCACGGTGGTCCACGCCATCACCACGCCGGACAGCATCACCGTCCGGGACAGCAAGTCCAACGCCGTCACGGCGCTGAACGTGGCGCCCGGCTCCGCCACCACCCTCACCGCCTCCGCCGTCTACCGGCACCTGGCCCTGAAGGCGGATCCGGAGGCCTTCACCTGGACCGTCACCGGCAACATCGGCACCGTGGACGCCAAGGGCGTCTTTACCGCCACCGCCCCCGGCACCGGCACCATCACCGTCTCCGCCGGCGGCAAGAGCGCCACGGTGAACGTCACCGTCTCCACGCTGACGCTGCAGACCGTGGAGGACTTTGAGGGAACCACCACCATCTTCCGCGGCAGCGGCAGCAACATGGACTTCAGCCTCAACCACAGCGCCGACACCGTGAAGCTGGGCCGGGGCTCCGCCAAGGTGGACTACACCCTGGCTGACGACGGCACCGGCACCTATGTTGCCCGGTGGCAGGCGGGCAACGCCACGGAGATCTCCAACCAGGTCTACACCGCTTTGAGCATGTGGGTCTACGGCGACGGCTCCGGCAATACCCTGTCCCTGCTGTACAGCAGCGGCGCCCAGGGCGACCTGGCCCAGGACATCGCCGTGCTGGACTTCACCGGCTGGAAGCAGGTGATGGTCTCCACCGCCGGAGAGGACTTCGCCATTCAGGGCCTGCAGGTCCGGGGCGCTGCGGCCGGCACCGGCACCGTGTACCTGGATCAGATCGTGGCCACCTTTGACAACGTGCTGGACAACGCCGTGCCTCAGATCACTCTGACCCCCGGCGGCGAGACCCTGACCGCCGCCATCTCCGACGCCGTGGACGGCGTGCTGCCCCAGTCCAGTATCTCCGTCACCTGGGACGGAGCGGCCCAGAACTTCACGTACAGCGCTGACAGCGGCGTCCTGACCACCTCCGTCGTCTCCGACGGCAAGCCCCACCGGATCACCGTCACCGCCCGGGACGCCTCCGGCAACATCGGCCGGGCCTCCTACGATGTGCCCACCGCCGCCGACTGGACGCCGGTGTTCACCGACACCCAGGGCTACTGGGCGGCCGCCTACGTGGATTACCTGTACAACGCCAACATCACCACCGGCTACGCCGACGGCACCTTCCGCCCGGACCAGAACATCACCCGGGCCCAGTTCGCCGCCATGCTGTACCGGTATCTGGGTCTGGAGGAGAGCGCCTACGCCGACGTGACGCTGCCCTTCGCCGACCTGGCCTCCATCCCGGACTATGCCCTGGCGGCGGTCAAGGCCCTGTACACCGAGGGCATCATCAACGGCTCCACCGGCTCCGACGGGCGGTTGTACTTCAACCCCGGCTCCAACCTGACCCGGGCCCAGGCGGCCACCATGATCGGCCGCACCCAGGCCAAGGGCTACGCCACCGTGGAGCTGACCTTCACCGACGCCGGATCCATCCCCGCCTACGCCACCTACTACATTCAGACCATGGTGGCCCAGGGGGTCATCAGCGGCTACGCCGACGGCAGCTTCAAGCCCCAGGCCAACATCACCCGGGGCCAGATGGCCAAGATCCTCTACAACCTCATGTGA
- a CDS encoding ferredoxin, producing the protein MVVTVDPGRCIGCGMCAAAAPGVFRVEGRASVVIAQPSSRAEENRAFDAANGCPVNAISAER; encoded by the coding sequence ATGGTCGTCACGGTGGATCCCGGCCGCTGCATCGGCTGCGGCATGTGCGCGGCGGCAGCTCCGGGGGTGTTCCGGGTGGAGGGGCGCGCGTCGGTGGTGATCGCCCAGCCGTCCTCCAGGGCGGAGGAGAACCGGGCCTTTGACGCCGCCAACGGCTGTCCGGTCAACGCCATTTCGGCGGAGCGGTAA
- a CDS encoding desulfoferrodoxin: MAMKFYICRRCGNIVTKLTSSKVPLHCCGQPMELLEAGVTDAAVEKHVPVVTVEGNLVKVAVGSVAHPMVEEHFIQWVAVETERDALVHWFHPGEAPEAVFVLAPGQQVKAVYEYCNLHGLWKKEL; this comes from the coding sequence ATTGCCATGAAATTCTATATCTGCCGCCGCTGCGGAAACATCGTCACCAAGCTCACCTCCTCCAAGGTGCCCCTGCACTGCTGCGGGCAGCCCATGGAGCTGCTGGAGGCCGGCGTCACCGACGCCGCCGTGGAGAAGCACGTCCCTGTGGTCACCGTGGAGGGCAATCTGGTGAAGGTGGCCGTGGGCTCTGTGGCCCATCCCATGGTGGAGGAGCACTTCATCCAGTGGGTAGCCGTGGAGACCGAGCGGGACGCTCTGGTCCACTGGTTCCACCCCGGCGAGGCCCCGGAGGCGGTGTTCGTCCTGGCTCCCGGCCAGCAGGTGAAGGCGGTCTACGAGTACTGCAACCTCCACGGCCTGTGGAAGAAGGAACTGTAA
- a CDS encoding 4Fe-4S cluster-binding domain-containing protein — MICRLCPRSCGAERTADQAGGLCAMPSAPVAAKAMLHQWEEPCLVGSHGAGCVFFSGCNLRCRFCQNGVISQEGFGKPLTVPELRAVFQALVDRSAACLDLVTPTHFTPAVAEALGDGEWPVPVVWNSSGYEKPETLRLLTGKVQVYLPDLKYALAEPARKYSGAADYFDWASAAILEMFRQTGPYVMEGGQLKRGVLIRHLLLPGELENTRRCIDWVAETFAPGQVLFSLMSQYTPQPGAQGNLRRHVTKAEYRAAVAYMENCGITDGYTQERTSAKEEYTPDFDLSGL, encoded by the coding sequence ATGATCTGCCGTCTGTGCCCGCGAAGCTGCGGTGCGGAGCGGACCGCAGACCAGGCCGGGGGCCTTTGCGCCATGCCGTCAGCCCCCGTGGCGGCCAAGGCCATGCTGCACCAGTGGGAGGAGCCGTGCCTGGTGGGCAGCCATGGGGCGGGCTGCGTGTTCTTCTCCGGCTGCAACCTCCGCTGCCGCTTCTGCCAGAACGGCGTCATCTCTCAGGAGGGCTTCGGCAAGCCCCTGACCGTGCCGGAGCTGCGGGCGGTGTTTCAGGCCCTGGTGGACCGGAGCGCCGCCTGCCTGGACCTGGTGACCCCCACCCACTTCACGCCCGCCGTGGCGGAGGCCCTGGGGGACGGGGAATGGCCGGTGCCGGTGGTTTGGAACAGCAGCGGCTACGAAAAGCCCGAGACCCTGCGGCTGCTTACGGGCAAGGTCCAGGTGTACCTGCCGGACCTGAAATACGCCCTGGCGGAACCCGCCCGGAAATACTCCGGCGCGGCGGACTACTTCGACTGGGCCAGCGCGGCCATTTTGGAGATGTTCCGCCAGACCGGCCCTTACGTGATGGAGGGCGGGCAGCTGAAGCGGGGTGTGCTGATCCGCCACCTGCTGCTGCCGGGCGAGCTGGAGAACACCCGCCGCTGCATCGATTGGGTGGCGGAGACCTTTGCGCCGGGACAGGTGCTCTTCTCCCTCATGAGCCAGTACACCCCTCAGCCCGGCGCCCAGGGGAACCTCCGCCGCCACGTGACGAAGGCGGAGTACCGGGCCGCGGTGGCCTACATGGAAAACTGCGGCATCACCGACGGCTACACCCAGGAGCGCACCTCCGCAAAGGAGGAGTACACGCCGGACTTCGACCTCTCCGGCCTGTGA
- a CDS encoding DNA topoisomerase, whose product MATKKQDYGNDSISALKGADRVRKRPGVIFGSDGLDGCQHAVFEILSNSIDEAREGHGKTITVTRFADRSIQVEDMGRGCPVDWNEKEQRYNWELVYCELYAGGKYDNLSGDNYEYSLGLNGLGACATQYASRYMDVTVWRDGFEYHLHFERGELVGQLEKTPLPKSQVKKTGTRTRWLPDLDVFTDIAIPAEYFADVMKRQAVVNAGITFRLRNETEPGQFEETEFLYENGIADYVSELAGEGALTAPVFWQAEKKGRDRADKPEYKVKLSTAVCFSNKVNVIEHYHNSSWLEHGGSPEKATKSAFVSAVDKYLRDQGKYQKNESKVTWADIEDCLVLVSNNFSTQTSYENQTKKAITNKFVQEAMTEFLRSNLEIYFIENPFDAEKIGEQVLINKRSRESAEKQRLNIKKKLSGSIDIANRVQKFVDCRSKDPDKREIYIVEGDSALGSVKQSRDAEYQGIMPVRGKILNCLKADYARIFKSEIITDLIKVLGCGVEVQNKHVKDMAAFDLGNLRWNKVIICTDGDVDGFQIRTLILTMLYRLTPTLIREGYVYIAETPLFEINSGEKTWFAYSDKEKNDIVKTLEGKKFKVDRSKGLGENEPDMMWLTTMNPETRRLIRVMPEDVERTAAVFDLLLGDNLQGRKDHIAENGYKYLEMADIS is encoded by the coding sequence ATGGCAACCAAGAAACAGGATTACGGCAACGACAGCATTTCTGCCCTGAAGGGCGCGGACCGGGTGCGCAAGCGGCCCGGCGTCATTTTTGGCTCCGACGGGCTGGACGGCTGCCAGCACGCGGTGTTCGAGATCCTCTCCAACTCCATCGACGAGGCCCGGGAGGGCCATGGCAAGACCATCACCGTCACCCGCTTCGCCGACCGCTCCATCCAGGTGGAGGACATGGGCCGGGGCTGCCCGGTGGACTGGAACGAGAAGGAGCAGCGCTACAACTGGGAGCTGGTGTACTGTGAGCTCTACGCCGGCGGCAAGTACGACAACCTCTCCGGCGACAACTACGAGTACTCCTTGGGCCTCAACGGCCTGGGCGCCTGCGCCACCCAGTACGCCTCCCGCTACATGGATGTGACCGTCTGGCGGGATGGCTTTGAGTACCACCTCCACTTCGAGCGGGGCGAGCTGGTGGGCCAGCTGGAAAAGACCCCCCTGCCCAAGTCCCAGGTCAAAAAGACCGGCACCCGGACCCGGTGGCTGCCGGACCTGGACGTGTTCACCGACATCGCCATCCCGGCGGAGTACTTCGCCGACGTGATGAAGCGCCAGGCAGTGGTCAACGCCGGCATCACCTTCCGCCTGCGCAACGAGACGGAGCCGGGCCAGTTCGAGGAGACGGAGTTCCTGTACGAAAACGGCATCGCCGACTATGTCTCGGAGCTGGCCGGCGAGGGCGCTCTCACCGCGCCGGTGTTCTGGCAGGCGGAGAAGAAGGGCCGGGACCGGGCGGACAAGCCGGAGTATAAGGTAAAGCTCAGTACGGCTGTCTGCTTTTCCAACAAGGTCAACGTCATCGAGCACTACCATAACTCCAGCTGGCTGGAGCACGGCGGCAGCCCGGAGAAGGCCACCAAATCCGCCTTCGTCTCCGCGGTGGACAAGTACCTGCGGGACCAGGGCAAGTATCAGAAAAACGAGAGCAAGGTCACCTGGGCGGACATCGAGGACTGCCTGGTGCTGGTGTCCAACAACTTCTCCACCCAGACCAGCTACGAAAACCAGACCAAGAAGGCCATCACCAACAAGTTCGTCCAGGAGGCCATGACGGAGTTCCTCCGGTCCAACCTGGAGATCTACTTCATCGAGAACCCCTTCGACGCTGAGAAGATCGGCGAGCAGGTGCTCATCAACAAGCGCAGCCGGGAAAGCGCGGAGAAGCAGCGGCTGAACATCAAGAAGAAGCTCTCCGGCAGTATCGACATCGCCAACCGGGTCCAGAAGTTCGTGGACTGCCGGTCCAAGGACCCGGACAAGCGGGAGATCTATATCGTGGAGGGCGACAGCGCCCTGGGCAGCGTCAAGCAGAGCCGGGACGCGGAGTACCAGGGCATCATGCCGGTCCGGGGCAAGATCCTGAACTGCCTGAAGGCCGACTACGCCCGCATCTTCAAATCCGAGATCATCACGGACCTCATCAAGGTCCTGGGCTGCGGCGTGGAGGTCCAGAACAAGCACGTCAAGGACATGGCCGCCTTTGACCTGGGGAACCTGCGGTGGAACAAGGTCATCATCTGCACCGACGGCGACGTGGACGGCTTCCAGATCCGCACGCTGATTTTGACCATGCTCTACCGCCTGACCCCCACCCTGATCCGGGAGGGGTACGTCTATATCGCCGAAACCCCCCTCTTTGAGATCAACAGCGGCGAGAAAACCTGGTTCGCTTACTCCGACAAGGAGAAAAACGACATCGTCAAGACCCTGGAGGGCAAGAAGTTCAAGGTGGACCGCTCCAAGGGCCTGGGCGAGAACGAGCCGGACATGATGTGGCTGACCACCATGAACCCGGAGACCCGGCGATTGATCCGGGTGATGCCGGAGGACGTGGAGCGCACGGCGGCGGTCTTTGACCTGCTGCTGGGCGACAACCTCCAGGGGCGGAAGGATCACATCGCGGAGAACGGATACAAGTACCTGGAGATGGCGGATATCTCGTGA
- a CDS encoding thymidine kinase, with protein MAQLYFKYGAMGSSKTANALMTRFNYEERGQKTLLVKPRIDTRDGDHMVVSRIGLTYPCIYFDELRALSVMELQQNACVIVDEAQFLTREEVMYLVGLVDDLDIPVICYGLRADFKGDLFPGSEALLVMADKLEEVKTVCWCGRKATFNARFDRSGKVLKEGEQVVLGANDQYIGLCRRHWMAGDLGPDFDVDRL; from the coding sequence ATGGCACAGCTTTATTTCAAATACGGAGCCATGGGCTCCAGCAAGACCGCCAACGCCCTGATGACCCGCTTCAACTATGAGGAGCGGGGCCAAAAGACGCTCCTGGTGAAGCCCCGGATCGACACCCGGGACGGGGACCACATGGTGGTCTCCCGGATCGGCCTCACCTACCCCTGCATCTACTTCGACGAACTCCGGGCCCTGTCCGTCATGGAATTGCAGCAAAATGCCTGCGTCATCGTGGACGAGGCCCAGTTCCTCACCCGTGAGGAGGTCATGTATCTGGTGGGTCTGGTGGACGACCTGGACATCCCCGTGATCTGCTACGGCCTGCGGGCAGACTTCAAGGGGGACCTGTTCCCCGGCAGCGAGGCCCTGCTGGTCATGGCGGACAAGCTGGAGGAGGTCAAGACCGTGTGCTGGTGCGGCCGAAAGGCCACCTTCAACGCCCGCTTCGACCGCAGCGGCAAGGTCCTCAAGGAGGGCGAGCAGGTGGTCCTGGGGGCCAACGACCAGTACATCGGCCTGTGCCGCCGGCATTGGATGGCCGGGGACCTGGGCCCGGACTTCGACGTAGACCGCCTATGA